From Impatiens glandulifera chromosome 7, dImpGla2.1, whole genome shotgun sequence:
aaaatatttaggtCAACAAATTAACACTTATATCCATTTATTACCGTTTGAAACTACACCTTCCTCTAATTCTAGAAGATacctattttaaattaatttaatttaattctagGATTAGTTTGATATTagactttttaaattttttactatAACATCTTACTTCTTctcaacaatttaattattcttattttaattaataaaatttaaattatacgttaaaacaaataacatatttttccattcaaaaacatatatatttcaaaacaatcccaaataaaataactcaatattaTGTCGGTAAATGCACATAGTTGAAATCTTAACTCGATAAAAAGTTCGTTCGAGCTCATttaaaagtatcaaaatttaaatgagTTAAGTTAGAGCTTTTACATATTAAGCTCGACAGTTCGCGAAAATGTTGGTTTAAAATCCCGTAAAAATATTCGTTTAGAGACTTATTAATGGATTCAAGAGCATGTTTGTTTAGAGTCCCGTAAAAATGTTTGTCTTAGACCCTTATTTATGGGTTCGCGAACAAATTCGCTTCCTCACTAACCTTAAGCCTTTTTCTAAGTTATAAACTAACTCTTTTAGCAATTTTTAAATGAACTCGTGAGCTCAATTAAATGCAACCGAACTTAACTCAAATATATGCTAAATAAGTGGAAACTAAATATATGATAACCAAGCATATCTCCTGAAATTCAAAACTAAAACCCTATTAATAGGTTGGGAAGAAACACATTCTAAAATTAGAACTAATTATTAGTTCCAACATAGAAGTATAACCCTAATCATGTAAAAGAAAACCAACATTATCAATAAGCAAAGTTAAGATTAAGTCTATTTTTGATCAAAGAGTCAACATAATTCAGATAAAAGTCAACTTAAACAACATAGATGTCCATAAACAACATTTAGATATTAAACCAACATTAGTCCCAAGATTCTTCTAAAGTCACCTGTtgaaaccaaaaccaaaaccaaaaaaactcAGAAAAAAGCCCTGCTCCCATAAAACACCTTAGATCCTGGAGTTTTATTCGTCGTCGCCCCCGTCGTTTTATCGGAATCCGACGATCCATTCTCCACATCCACCGGCGGCAGTTTCATCTTAGCCAACGATTCTGTAAATTGTTGCATACTTTTCATATACATATCAACTATATCCTGCTGCACCATCTTCGACTCCGGCACCTCCACCGCCACAATATTAACCGGCACCGCAGCCGCCACCGCGGCCGACGACCCATTACTTTCAGcctcttcttctcctcctctgttTTCCTTCGAAACACATTCTAGATTAGAATCCGACCCATTAATGGAAACACTTCCAGACGGAGATCCAACTGAGGTCGAGAAGCTCTCAACAAGATTCACACCGACAATCTGATTATCCTCATCGTTTTCCACCTCCACCGGAGTTTGGGATTCCAAACCGGTATACCCATAATACTCAGAAACCATCATTTGATTCTCATTAACAACTTTAGGATCGGGAAATTCGATCTTATCTAGCTCACTTTCCTTCAATATGTCCGAATCATTAGGGGTTTCATTGGCCGGAAACGATATCAATTCAGGGCAGCCGCCGGTGCCTGAGTAGGCTAAGGATAATCGGACGAAACCAGACGGGGAATGGAAGAGATCGGTTGAGGAAAGACAGAATTCTTTCTCAATCatatttccattttttattatgatttcaGATAATGGGATAAGTGCAAAACCAAGTAATTGATCTTCAAGATAATTCTTAACCCTACTTAACATCCAAACCTCACATTTAAGAGATGATTCGATTGTTCGAACATTTAGCTTCAGATTGTCATTAAAGACAGGATTTATTCCACCTCCATTGATGATCTTTGTAGAAACTGATCTATCAGGATCACTCGTTAAACAGATCTTCGCGTAGACATCTTGTTTATGATATATACAGATGTTTTGAATATCTCTAGCTTGGTGTATGAACACATCAAGAACACCAATGGAAGGTTCTCCATAACAGCCTCCAGCTTCCTTGCTTTGAACCTCAGTTCGATCCACCGCCACCGCCGCCGCCGACGTTGCCGTCGCCGGTGACACAACAGATTGAGGTGAATCCATAACCCtgttatcaaaattaaattaaaacccAGATCCCAAATCACAAAATTGATAAACCCATATGCTTAAAGTGAAAAAGAGTATAAACCCAATAGTGAAAAAGCAACCTTATAGCAATCAAGATGAAACCCTAAAAGTAGATAACATGAAGATTAATAAAGAAAACACAGGACAGGGGAAGGAAAAGAGTGAAACAAGAGGAAAATTTCTTGCCTTTATCCTTGAAACGGGCACCGACTGACTGGGGGAAGATCAATCACACCGATTGATCGATCGAAGAAGGAAGAAGTAGTGACCGGTGgaagaaggaaggaaggaagaagGGGAGAATAAAATCGAAGTGAGTGGATGAGATTGCGTGTGAATTTAGAgggatttattttatatatagagagtGTTGAGTGGGGACTGGATGGGATATTTCTAGGGGGAGAATTATGATGATGGATTGAAAACCGAATACTGTAAATTTCCAATTCCGCCGGGCCGATAATTATCAGCCGATGACGACAAGGCTTACCCATGCTATcactaagagcttgtttgatcttgggtatttctaaattttattcaaaatctagCTTTATCtatcaaaatacaaaaaatattagtttttctCCTTCTATCTCATCTATTTAGAAgttaaattatcattaaactttaaaaaatagtttaagtcAAACAATGTTTTGGTAAAAAAACAacgtaaaattttaaaaaaaaactcaagaacAAACAAACTCATTTCAACCAGTTTCTTAAAGTTGATCGATCATTCTATCCTCTAAATAGAATATGAGAGACTAATGCGTTTACTCCACAACGCTATTATTATGATGATAAAGAACACCTCTCTGAAAAATCGATAGAAGCGGTCAGTAAACTCAGTAaattttttgagaatttttgaaCTCGTTAATGTTACATTTTATGTTAGTTTTCATTATTGCTCTTAAATGGTTAAtttctttgtattttttttaatgtatttgataaaaagatGAGTATTTGTACTTTGTATCGTTTTGTGATCGTACGTATTGTGATTGTGCTTAAAcgactattatttatattatattgtattattttttttcaaaaaaatatgagaaataatatattaaataaaaaatattttgttaaataaaatgagtgatataatatattaaataaaagaagagaaaatattaaattttgaataaaaataaataaaaatcaaacaagatctaAAGTAATATAGCCAGGCCAATTAGAAAGGAATTGAGTGCGCTTTGCTACGTGTCAATCCACGTGTATAAAGGAACGTCCCATTTTCATTACTATTTTCCTTTTccctttttcctttttcttcaatacaaaataaataaatcaaatgaaataaatcatagaaaataaacaataataaataaataaaatccttTTCGGTGTGAGTAAGAAAAAATAGGGAGGCTTcatcatttatcttaaaaaccattgcatttcaatatattataaattaaacagacacataaaaaattattatgatttatgCGTAATACCCTTGTAAACAAATTTGTCAAGTAACAACGTTTAATCAATTGAGTTAACTACAATAAGAACTAAACTACAAATTTGAAGGTGTGACCTAAGtaatcttattatattatttaatcaattataatagattatttttgttattttaaatacaaaattattatatatttcaatataacatatatattaataaattttaatattttagttaatccACAAAAATAGTAACTTAAGTGATAAAATTAGTacccaaaaaacaaaaaatgacaTGTGTACATTCTTGTTTTCTAattcaaaaatgagaaaaaaaattaatgaatggagttatttgattattaaacaaatgataaaatagttgattttttttataaaaattcaaatcaaactaGCTCTAAGGAATAAGAACATTTAAATGACAAATTTTATTCTCTTACTTTAgtaaatttttattgaaatttactaaatatattatattaattgtgGGTGGAAAATAACAGTCAAATACCTTAAAAGAATACCCTACATAAAAAaccatttttcttaaatatatcactttatattataaatccattatctttttataaaaaaaataaaaaaaatgtttgaattagAAAATAGCAGTTTtatgaacaaattaaaaaggtatgaatataaagttaaaataaaagttacaaTCAAGTTCCACATGTTTTAATGACATTTAGCCTGTATATGATTTAATAGTTGTTAGCCTTTAGCTTAGATTTTGAGTGGTCCGATTAAATAATCGATTTAAGAGATAAAAGATCACCAATAATTTTGAGGTGTCAGGTTAATtctctataattaaaaaaatatatttttaacctaaattttgaaatattttttattagtttattttttagaaaattaacatgattcataattttttttttaaatattttgatttaaattcacaattaaaacaaataaaatatttagaattcaAACAAGCATTCACaccaaacaataattaaaaaaaaaaaacttttttttttcaacacatTATCACAAAAGTAATATAACTTTGATAACTAGCTTATTTTCTATTTCAATTGtgaaataatataacttttcttACAAATTTATACATCATgctacataaaaatattttgataacaattttcttctaaatgtttattttataattgttaattattttggcAGTAGAAAAATGAGCTTAAAAAGGCTCATTGTGTTAATGGAAAATTTCTTTCATGTTATTGGAATGTGGAATAAATGGTGGATAAACATTGACAATCACAAATTAACATTGGTAAAAATTATGCTTTACTATCTCCAAATCCAATGCTCCGAGCCACCAAAAAGTAATTAtgttactattattatttaatcatgataaagtaaattcaatcaaaaaaaatgagataaaataaagtaaagaaaTAGCCCCACCATGCTACCCTAAGATAaatcaaaagaaagaaataaccCATCATctcaaaatgataaataatccATGCCTACTAAACCACTATTAAACGAAACTTTCGAAGAAACTATCAATTTACTTAAATtcggtagttaaattagtgatatacatattttatttatttatttataaatatcacaaAAGTAATAAGTTAACGGTATTTGAAACCGTTaatcgtttttatataatttaacaataaaaaacatcaaacgATAAGGTTTAAAAAAATGTCCTAAATTTCAATTGACCTAATTAAGGAatcttattttgaaaattcaacctataataaattgtttttgaaGGGTAatctcaaaaattataatttgaacaattaaatttatttaaattttaaatggtcACATATATTCTAAACAATATTTTGTAAAGTATGAACCCATTGAGATAACTAAAAGTTCGATGACTTAAATTGTTGTGAGGATATTACAATAAAAGGCCGTGTTAacttcatgatttttttttgtaaactattattgtatttataaatattttaaataaatattttatttgttatgttAAGATGAATTTCAATTAGAATCAAGCAcacttgaaatattttttttctataatattatatatttgctCTTATGTTCATTGAATATTATAGTTGTATTTCTTTATTTAGCCTGAAAATAATCACATTattatatgtaaaataattcaaataaaaataataccaCGCAATCATATCAAACAaactaaaacattaaaaaataatagttataccTAACAAAGAATGAGCtagaaacaataataaaaaaaaaaagagtgatCAAAGGACTAATGATGGATCATGTGTGGGTGGGACCTAAAATTCTTATATGATAGGGGtacttaaattttttgaattttacttttgttactttatacattaattttcaaacttaaccaaatcaaacaaagaactttaatttattttttttagaatatatatatttagagtgATTATTCTCCTAATAACTCTCATCTAAATTAAACATTTTCTTAagtaaaaatcaaacataagatatttaattttttaatataacatttagtATTTGTGCacacttttaatttttgactaaTCTGATATTAGATTTAaagcaaaagaaaaataattagctcaacaaaataaatgaatctttttatttatttattttatttctaattttgaaTGATATCACATTACTTTCATTATCATTATCTCATTATTCACTACTTATCAACTTCTTCTTTCAAATTAATGTTTCCTTTTctttataaagtttgaaaaagaTGGATAGACAATAATAGTGCTCAATATTTGACAAAGATGGactaaatgatcaaaatatatttattatttgatagcttaaaatgatataactttttttttaaattaagttaagtGGTTTAATTGAAGAGTTTATGGGGtctaaaaaatgttaaattgtctaaatttaattcaattaactCACATAGATCAAGTAACTAAATATGTCAATTTATATTGTCAAATTTGTTTTAGTCTAATTGAAAATGACCTTATTTTAGTTTAGGAATGTTGAATTATTACTATATGCAAAACAACCGAAATCTtgtccattttttaaaaataaaataaatagaaatgttagcatacttattttaaatagaaaataatttgaatttttatttcattttgaaacTTTAACCTTAagccaatttatttttttagttaataacaaatatttgcGAGTATCAACGTCAAACTATTTTGCACACGAATCTcgttaaaaaaacataaacaatctTTCATTCCATTCCATAACTTAGTTAAAATTTGGACGAAGGTATGAAAGAATGCACAGCTAAACTCGAACTTTTCCTAAAAACAAAATGTCATATTGTCTAGGTTGTCTAACAATATGTATTTGGTTTGATAGGTCATACAAAAAGAATTTCCAATGCATATAAAATAGAagataaatatacaaataaaacatCAATTATACCATTTCGGTTTGTAAAAATACTAAAGTGTTTACCCATAATGCCCGTTTTCGAGATGGACACTATAAATCAACAAACAACGATGAAATGCTTTGATTTGTACATTTTGGTCACGTTTGGTCCTACAATTGTCAATTATTAAGGGTCCCTTTTGGTCCTACAATTGTCAATTAAGACTAAACAAAAACATCACATCCTCTTCCTTTAACTTCAACAAACAAACAACATCTACCCATTAAAGCTAAATTTGACTAATgacacatttaaaaaataataatataaaacaactTCTCCATTTGTTTATATAGACCAATTACAATTgtactaaataaattaaaaataaagactTTTGCATAAGAAATCAAATATCTCATATTATATTTTCACTAAAATGCCACAAATTATCACAAAgtaaaatatatcaaactaaGGTGTTCATACAAAccaatatttcattaaaaaaaagcgTCCAAACATGAAACGACAAAACATTCATAAGATGTTCATAACATTCAACAAAAGTTGTTAACCCATCTTGTCTAATGCCCTAAATTGAACTACTGTAAACTCTATAATTATTATTGCGTATTTGAacatttattagtaatatatattttttttaatttgatttagattattttttcattGACCCTTATTGGCCTTAGtgataatctaataaaaaaaatagtatgataattattaataagtatATGTGATCACCGGTTGGcaactttttatataaaatgaatgattaaaagtataagtataataattatatcaaataaaaataatgattgaatACAATCCATACAAAAGTAGCTTCAATAATGGTGGAGAGCTGTTGAAAATATGCAAAGAAAATGATGTGTGactgaataaaataaaaaatatgtgaaattaATCTTCATTTGAAAGtactttttcatattttttctgAAGAAATTGAAAGTATTTCATTGACTTTTGTAACAACCCACCTCTTAATTAAGTATCTTTTTAAACTAGGGATGAAAGACACATGTAGTGCTTGGATGGTTAATTTTATTGGACCATAATAATTTGAtgctcaataataataaaaggaaaaaaaattgaaaaaaagaaCTCAATTTATTCTTTGTTGGGATGGGTGATAATTTTTATCACCTAAGTTATCAGTTGAATCCccattaaaaattatatattcttctgggaagaatgtgttttattttagcttaatttttaaaattttttaaatttttaattttttattattaaattgtgtAGTTGGTTAAGGTAGTCCAGCAAGTACAGGAtagcttaaaaaaaatatataaaaaaaatattatggattTAATTTTCGCTTTAAGTTAGGAACACTTTCCAAACTAACctaatttgttcatttattcccaaactaacctaatttattattcaaactcattttttttttttttttattttatttatttatttttatttttttacatttcaaatttaatagatatatatatttaaattattatttatattttgatatatattttaaattattatttttataaatttgattatttatattttgatatataatttaaattatttttttataaatttaattatttatattttaatatatatatatatatttacatttcaaatttattatatatatatatttacatatatatatatatatatatatatatatatatatatatatatatatatatatatatatatatgtggcaGTATGATTTTCATccccataaatttattttttttactattcaaattattatttatatttattggtttttttttttattaaaataattttgacaatttttcattcaaattattatttatatttattaggttgtcttttattaaaataattttgacaaattttcattcaaattattatta
This genomic window contains:
- the LOC124910784 gene encoding uncharacterized protein LOC124910784 — encoded protein: MDSPQSVVSPATATSAAAVAVDRTEVQSKEAGGCYGEPSIGVLDVFIHQARDIQNICIYHKQDVYAKICLTSDPDRSVSTKIINGGGINPVFNDNLKLNVRTIESSLKCEVWMLSRVKNYLEDQLLGFALIPLSEIIIKNGNMIEKEFCLSSTDLFHSPSGFVRLSLAYSGTGGCPELISFPANETPNDSDILKESELDKIEFPDPKVVNENQMMVSEYYGYTGLESQTPVEVENDEDNQIVGVNLVESFSTSVGSPSGSVSINGSDSNLECVSKENRGGEEEAESNGSSAAVAAAVPVNIVAVEVPESKMVQQDIVDMYMKSMQQFTESLAKMKLPPVDVENGSSDSDKTTGATTNKTPGSKVFYGSRAFF